A stretch of Pempheris klunzingeri isolate RE-2024b chromosome 19, fPemKlu1.hap1, whole genome shotgun sequence DNA encodes these proteins:
- the LOC139219201 gene encoding heat shock protein 30-like, whose product MLCSHGFQSALSPFMDFYCPVRSLWPEVRPPLHQQDLLQTNLQELCSSLELMDKLQHNILEETEPFQSSVAPQPASHQLEKEAEHFGLILDTQGFSPEELCVRQVGRKLRVSGKTEKKQEDGNSSYSYRRREFRQEFDLPEGMKPEAVTCCLAGGAPVFRHFPVVTTALHWVGLLLRRADVTM is encoded by the coding sequence ATGCTGTGCTCTCATGGCTTTCAGTCTGCCCTCAGTCCATTCATGGACTTCTACTGTCCTGTACGCAGTCTGTGGCCAGAGGTCAGACCTCCGCTCCACCAGCAGGACCTGCTGCAGACAAACCTACAggagctctgcagcagcctggAGCTGATGGACAAACTTCAGCACAACATCCTGGAGGAGACGGAGCCTTTCCAAAGCAGTGTGGCCCCACAGCCAGCCTCCCACCAGCtggagaaagaggcagagcaCTTTGGCCTGATCCTGGACACTCAGGGCTTTTCCCCAGAGGAGCTGTGTGTCAGGCAGGTGGGCAGGAAGCTGAGAGTCAGCGGGAAGACggagaagaagcaggaggaCGGGAACAGCTCCTACTCTTACAGACGCCGCGAGTTCAGACAGGAGTTTGATCTGCCTGAAGGGATGAAGCCTGAAGCAGTCACCTGCTGCCTGGCTGGAGGAGCTCCAGTGTTCAGGCACTTTCCTGTAGTTACCACAGCTCTCCACTGGGTGGGGCTGTTACTCAGGAGGGCTGATGTCACCATGTAG
- the LOC139219202 gene encoding N-acetyllactosaminide beta-1,3-N-acetylglucosaminyltransferase 2: protein MTGHLLIYIMVSIFVTISYTPPKITIHYIAPGISPNSSTLASHPLGPFWNLRLEDSALWNQLQHAWDRRHNPLLRGNITGTRRKPKAKILSEVEDECLSDCTSHKCSVPRMHSFNSLPQQMKAFICSMHCREYPLLINQPGMCRRNNSSSGPMLLMAIKSQVGNFENRQAIRETWGRSGLVKGESKKKGGLVRTVFLLGRQDSSTGPHPDLKNLLELENQKYGDILQWDFRDTFFNLTLKDLLFWHWLQQYCPTAIFVFKGDDDVFVRTDALLDYLHKQLEEHNLWRAYTNETDVYLFVGDVITNAMPNREPSTKYYIPESFYKGAYPPYAGGGGVVYSGSLALRLKEVSERVRLFPIDDVYLGMCMHRLGLSPSHHAGFLTFDLPESDRGKPCAYKSVLLVHRRSPKEMLTLWQQLRNLPGQC from the coding sequence ATGACCGGCCACCTTCTGATTTATATCATGGTTTCCATTTTCGTGACCATCTCCTACACTCCTCCAAAAATAACCATCCACTATATCGCCCCGGGGATTTCCCCTAACTCCTCTACATTGGCCTCTCACCCACTTGGCCCTTTCTGGAACCTTCGTCTGGAGGACAGCGCACTGTGGAACCAGCTGCAGCATGCTTGGGACCGTCGGCACAATCCATTACTGAGGGGAAACATAACTGGGACAAGGAGGAAGCCAAAAGCCAAGATTTTATCAGAAGTGGAAGATGAATGCCTTTCTGACTGCACGTCCCACAAATGTTCTGTCCCTCGTATGCACAGTTTTAACAGCCTGCCACAACAAATGAAAGCATTTATCTGCTCAATGCACTGCAGGGAGTATCCCCTCCTTATCAATCAGCCTGGTATGTGTAGGAGGAACAATAGTAGCTCTGGTCCCATGCTCCTCATGGCCATCAAATCTCAAGTGGGGAACTTTGAAAACAGGCAGGCCATCCGTGAAACATGGGGGCGCAGTGGTCTGGTTAAGGGGGAATCGAAGAAGAAAGGCGGATTGGTGCGCACAGTGTTCCTGCTTGGAAGGCAGGACTCAAGTACAGGTCCTCACCCAGACCTTAAGAACCTCCTGGAGCTTGAAAATCAGAAATATGGGGATATTCTTCAATGGGATTTCAGAGACACGTTCTTTAACTTGACCCTAAAGGACTTGCTGTTCTGGCACTGGCTCCAGCAATACTGCCCCACTGCCATCTTTGTGTTCAAAGGGGATGACGATGTCTTTGTTCGAACAGATGCCCTTCTGGATTACCTGCACAAGCAGCTGGAGGAACACAACCTGTGGAGAGCCTATACAAATGAAACTGACGTGTATTTGTTTGTGGGGGATGTGATAACTAATGCAATGCCAAACCGTGAGCCATCCACTAAATACTACATACCAGAAAGTTTCTACAAAGGCGCTTACCCTCCATatgctggtggaggaggggtggtGTATTCCGGCTCGCTTGCATTACGTTTGAAAGAGGTGTCTGAGAGGGTGCGCCTTTTCCCAATAGACGATGTGTATCTGGGCATGTGCATGCACAGGCTTGGGCTCTCTCCAAGCCACCACGCGggttttttaacatttgatcTTCCAGAGTCGGACAGGGGCAAGCCTTGTGCCTACAAATCTGTGCTGCTCGTTCACAGACGGAGTCCCAAGGAGATGCTGACGCTATGGCAGCAGCTCCGGAACCTGCCGGGTCAATGCTGA